Proteins encoded in a region of the Drosophila busckii strain San Diego stock center, stock number 13000-0081.31 chromosome 2L, ASM1175060v1, whole genome shotgun sequence genome:
- the LOC108604170 gene encoding clumping factor A-like — translation MLEIEQQLMIDAVKLTSNASSLQAAAAADTQKEFEQMEQWLAQQDEKQLNDMEYELADVSDFISHLPSLADPTIREGLVVNLMQELKVKEGGSESGSESGSGSDSDSDSDSDSGSGSGSCSASGSGSGSGSGSGSGSGSDSDSSGSSSADNA, via the coding sequence atgctggaaattgagcagcagctgatgatCGATGCTGTAAAGTTAACTTCCAATGCAAGTTcgctgcaggcagcagctgctgctgatacaCAGAAGGAGTTCGAGCAGATGGAGCAATGGTTGGCTCAGCAGGACGAAAAGCAATTGAACGATATGGAGTACGAGCTGGCAGATGTGTCCGACTTTATAAGCCATTTGCCAAGTTTGGCTGATCCAACGATAAGAGAGGGCTTGGTGGTGAATCTTATGCAGGAATTGAAGGTAAAGGAAGGCGGCTCTGAGTCCGGATCGGAGTCGGGCTCGGGCTCAGACTCGGACTCGGACTCAGACTCGGACTCTGGATCTGGATCTGGCTCCTGCTCTGCCTCAGGCTCTGGTTCGGGTTCGGGCTCTGGTTCGGGCTCAGGCTCTGGCTCGGATTCCGATTCCTCTGGCTCTTCGTCTGCAGATAATGCTTAA